CGGCACCCTGGTCGAAGGGCTACGGGAATTTCTCGCCGGCGCGCGTGCCGACCTGGCGTCGTCCGCCCCGATGCGCCAGGTACCCGCCGCGGTCGGGCTGTTGTGCTCAGGCCAGGGCACCCAATACCCGGGTATGACGCGGCCGCTCTACGACGCCAATCCCAGATACCGGGAACATCTGGATGCCGTGACGGCCGCCTTCGACCCGCACCTATCGTCGGAGCTTCGCTCGGTGATGTTTGGCGACGATCCCGGCCTCGATCACGCCAGCCTCGCGCAGCCGGCGTTGTTTGCGGTCTCCTATGCGCTGGGAAAGACGCTGCTGCAGACCGGGATCCGCCCAGCCTTCGGCATTGGTCACAGCGTCGGCGAGGTCGCCGCTGCCTGCCTGGCCGGTGTGTTGTCCCTCGAAGATGCGGCCGGGCTGATCGCGATCCGAGGACGCCTGATCGGCTCCTTACCCGCAGGTGGCGCGATGATCGCGGTCGACCTCGGTGTCGAGCACGCCGTTGCGTTGGTCGCCGGAGAGCCCGACTGCGCGATCGCGGCCGTTAACGGGCCCCGCTCGTTGGTAATCTCCGGTGCCGCCGACGCGGTGGCACGGGCCTATGCCGCGGTACGCGAGCAGGGTGGAAAAGCGTTATACCTCAGTGTTTCTCACGGCTTTCATTCGCCGCTGATGGAGCCCATCGTGGCGGAATTTCGGCGCGAGCTGTCATGGCTCACGCCAGGCCGCGCGCAATTCCCACTCTTCTCCACCGTCCTTGGCAAACAAGTCGCGGGCCCCGAACTGGACAGCGACTACTGGGCCAACCAGATCTGTTCACCGGTAAGGTTTTTCGACGCCGTTGTGGCTGCCGGCAGTGCCGCACGTGCCGACTGCGTTGCGGAGGCAGGTCCGCGTCCCACGCTGCTCGCCCTGGCGATGCAGTGCGGACTACCGTCGCAAACTCGGTCGCTGCCGTTGTGCACTGGACCGAATTCAGACGGAACCGAGCTGCTCGTCGTAGCGGCGTCGATGCTGCGCGACGGGTACTCCCCGGACCTCACGCCGTTGTATGGCAGGCCGGCTGGCCGGCTGCCTCGTATTCCGCCCTACGTCTTCAACACCGCCCATCGGTTCTGGTTCGAGGGAGGTGTCGGTGCGGTGGCCCCGCCAACCCCGTCGGCGACGGTCATACCCGTCGGCGAGCGGGAGCGGCCCGAGCCAGTGCCGCCCAGCCGAGAGAGTGAACTACTGGCAATCATCGCCGATGTCGGCGGCTATCCGGTAGCTCGGCTGGGCTGGTCCAGCCGGCTCGCCGAAGACCTGGGTTACGACTCGCTGCTGCAACTTCGACTCATCGAGAGGTTGCGCGCGGAATATCCCCAACTTGGACACATCGGCGTCCCGGAGGTGCTTTCGAAAATTCGAAGCGTCGGCGATCTGGTCGAGTTCCTGGCGCGCTGGTTCGATACGGCCGGGGTGGCCGGATGAGCATCGTGACCCGCGAAATGCGTTCGGTTGCGGCATCGTCACCCCGCGGGTTAACCGTGGGCAGCCTTGCGAATTCCCGGCGGCTGAGCTGGAGCGAAGTCCACGATCAGGCGAAGCGGATGGCCGGCAATTTAGCCGTCGGGGGAGTTGGCCGCCATGGGTCGGTCGCCGTACTGGCCACAGACGCGGCGGATGTGGCATCGCTCGCACAGGCGATCTGGCTGCGCCGCGCCGCGCTGACGATGCTCCAACAACCGACACCACGCACCGACCCAGCCGTGTGGCTGGCCGACACCGTGCGCGCGATCCGGATGATCCACGCGGACATGGTCGTGGTCGGGGAGCCCTTTTTGATGGCGATGGGTCCGCTGTCGGCCCACAACGTGGCCGTCTGCACGGTCGATTCGCTGCGCGCCGGCGAACCGATTGAGCCCGACGACGCGGATGAGGCCGAGGAGGCGGACATCGCGCTGCGCCAGCTGACGTCGGGATCGACGGGCGCGCCTAAGGCCGTCGAAATCAGTCACGCCAATCTCGCCGCCAACACCGTCGCACTGTGCGATGCGCTCGACATAGACACCGACCAGGACGTCATGGCCAGCTGGCTGCCGCTCTCGCACGACATGGGCATGATCGCGTTCGTGCAGTTCCCCATGCAGGTGGGTGTGGAAACCGTCGTGGTCCCGCCCGACCAGTTCTTGCGGCGACCACTTCTATGGGCCGAGTTGATCAGCAAGCACCGAGCGACCATTACTTCCGGCCCAAACTTCGCGTACTCCGTGTTGGCCCGTGTTCTGCATCGTGCCCACCCCAGCGGGATCGACCTCTCGTCGCTGCGCGTCGCGGTGAACGGGGCCGAACCCATCGACCACCGAGATCTGGCGAACTTCGCCACTGCCGGGGCCCGCTTTGGACTGAGGCCGAGCGCAATGACACCCGCGTATGGCCTCGCCGAGGCCACCCTGGTGGTGTCGATGGCGCAACTTCATGGCGGGGCGACTGTCGACTCGATCTCCGCGCAGGATCTCAAGGAGGCACACCGCGCGCGGCCGGTTCTCGACGACTCGCAGAACGCGCAGCACGTCGTGTGTCTGGGGTTCCCGGTCACGGGCATGGACGTGCGCGTCACCCGAGACGGAACGGCGCTGGGACCCAGGGAAATCGGCGCCGTGGAACTTCGCGGTCCTGCGATCGCTGGCAGTTGCCTCACGTCGGACGGGGTGGTTCCGCTCACCGGCGGTGACGGCTGGTTCGACAGCGGCGACCTGGGCTACCTCGACGACGAGGGGCGGATCTATGTGTGCGGTCGCACCAAGGATGTCATCGTCATGGCCGGGGCGAACCTCTATCCCCACGACATCGAGCGCGCCGCAGAGACCGTCGACGGTGTGCGCAAGGGCTGCGTGATCGCGGTGCGCATCGACGCCGAGCGGGAGGGCTTCGCAGTGCTCGCCGAGGTTCACACCCCCGACGACGAGACCGTGCGCCAGCGCATTGGCCGCGACATCATAGCCACCGTGAACCGCCGAGTCGGGCACGCACCGCGCGAGTTGCGGCTGCTGCCCCCCGGAACCTTGCCGAAGACAGCCTCGGGCAAGCTGCGTCGCAACACCGCTCGAGAACTGTTGCTGCAGCAAACAATCGGCGCAGCGACTACGAGGACACCGGCCGAGCCCCCAACACAGGCCAGCGCCGGTAAGCCAGGCGGACTCGCGGCATCACCGACGCCCGCCCGATCACGCTAGACACCCACGCCTAGAGCCGGAGGTCGGTAGGCGCGTCGTTGGTCGGGGATGGGTTCGGTGAGCATGGTGGCCGGGGTTTGGGGTGAGGGTGACGTCGTTGCGGGTCGGTGTGGCAAGGTGGTCGGGCAGGGCGCGGAAGCTTGCGCAGTGCGATGCCCCACATGGGGGTAGCACCCGCGTGCGGGGGAAGCCGGGCAGCCCGAACAGCCTCGTCAACAAGGAGAGTGTCGCCGCGTGGGTGATCAACCCGTCGACCTGTCGCCGGAAGCACTGGCGAAGGCGGTCAACGCCGCCCAGCAGGCCATCGCGCTGGCGGACAGCCTTGATGCGCTGGCCCGAATCAAGACCGAGCACCTCGGTGACCGCTCGGCGCTGGCGCTGGCGCGCCAGGCATTGGCCAGCCTGCCCAGGGAAGAGCGCGCCGACGTCGGCAAGCGGGTCAATCTCGCCCGCGCCGACGCGCAGCGCAGCTATGACGAACGGTTGGCGACGCTGCGCGCGGAGCGTGACGCGGCCGTGCTGATCGCCGAGCGCATCGACGTCACACTGCCCTCGACCCGGCAGCCGCCCGGCGCCCGGCATCCGATCACGATATTGGCCGAGCACATCGCCGATACCTTCGTCGCGATGGGATGGGAACTGGCCGAGGGCCCCGAGGTCGAGACCGAGCAGTTCAATTTCGATGCCCTGAACTTCCCCGCCGATCACCCCGCGCGCAGCGAACAAGACACGTTCTACATCGCGCCGGAGGATTCCCGCCAGCTGCTGCGCACCCATACCTCACCGGTGCAGGTGCGCGCCCTGTTAGAGCGCGAATTGCCGGTCTACATCATCTCGATCGGCCGTACCTTCCGGACCGACGAGCTCGACGCCACCCACACGCCCGTCTTCCACCAGGTCGAGGGTTTAGCGGTGGATCGCGGTCTGTCGATGGCGCATCTGCGTGGAACGCTGGACGCCTTCGCACGTGCCGAGTTCGGCCCGGCCGCGCGCACCCGGATCCGGCCGCATTTCTTCCCGTTCACCGAACCGTCCGCCGAGTTCGACGTGTGGTTTGCCGACAAGAAGGGCGGCGCCGACTGGGTGGAGTGGGGCGGCTGCGGAATGGTGCATCCAAACGTTTTGCGGGCCGCGGGAATTGACCCAGAGATCTACTCGGGCTTCGCGTTCGGGATGGGGCTGGAACGAACCCTGCAGTTCCGCAACGGCATTCCCGACATGCGCGACATGGTCGAGGGTGACATGCGATTCTCGTTGCCGTTCGGGGTGGGCGCCTGATGCGCGTTCCTCATAGCTGGCTGCGTGAAATAGTTGCGGTCGGAGCGCCCGGATGGGACGTTGCGCCAAGCGATCTCGAGCAGACGCTGGTGCGCATTGGCCACGAAGTCGAGGAGGTGATAACCCTCGGTCCGGTGGAAGGCCCATTGACCGTGGGGCGGGTGGCCGACATCGAAGAGCTGACCGACTTCAAAAAGCCGATCCGGGCTTGCGGGGTGGACATCGGTGACGGCAGACATCGTGAAATTGTTTGTGGTGCGACTAATTTCGTGGTTGGGGACCTGGTTGTTGTGGCATTGCCCGGCACCACGCTGCCCGGCGGGTTCGCCATCACGGCCCGCAAGACCTACGGCCGCAACTCCGACGGGATGATCTGTTCTTCGGCCGAACTCGGTTTGGGGGCAGACCATTCCGGGATCCTGGTGCTACCGCCCGGAACCGCCGAACCCGGAGCCGACGGTGGCGAGCTGCTCGGATTGGACGATGTGGTCTACCACTTGGCCATCACGCCCGACCGCGGTTACTGCATGTCAGTGCGCGGCTTGGCCCGCGAGATCGCATGCGCCTACGACCTCGACTTCGTCGACCCGGCCAGCGTGCCCCCGTTGCCCGTCCGGGGACCGGCATGGCCGTTGACGGTGCAGGCCGAAACGGGGGTGCGCCGGTTCGCGCTGCGCCCGGTCACGGGGATCGACCCAGCGGCCGTGTCGCCCTGGTGGCTGCAGCGCCGGCTGCTGCTGTGCGGCATCCGCGCCACCTCCCCGGCGGTGGACGTGACCAACTACGTGATGCTCGAACTGGGCCACCCGATGCATGCGCACGACCGCAACCGGATCACCGGCGGCTTGGGGGTTCGGTTTGCCCGGCCCGGCGAGACCGTCGTCACCCTCGATGACGTCGAGCGCCGGCTGGACCCAGCCGATGTGCTCATCGTCGACGACGTCGCGACCGCGGCGATCGGCGGCGTGATGGGGGCCGCAACCACCGAGGTGCGCGCCGATTCCACGGACGTCCTGCTGGAGGCCGCGGTGTGGGACGCGGCGGCGGTGTCGCGCACCCAGCGGCGGTTGCACCTGCCCAGCGAGGCCGCCCGCCGCTACGAACGCTCGGTGGACCCGGCCATTTCGGTGGCCGCCCTGGACCGCTGCGCCGCGCTGCTCGCCGAGATCGCCGGGGGAGCGGTTTCGCCCACCCTGACCGACTGGCGGGGCGACCCGCCACGTGATGACTGGTCATTGCCGCCGATCCGGATGGCAGTGGACCTGCCGGACCGCATCGCCGGGGCGGCGTATGCGCCGGGAACCACCGCCGGGCGGCTGCGGCAGATCGGCGCTGCGGTGGCCCAAGAGGGCGACGATCTGATCGTGACCCCGCCCAGTTGGCGACCGGATCTGCTGCAGTCCGCCGATCTTGTCGAGGAGGTGCTGCGGTTGGAGGGACTGGAGGTCGTTCCCTCGGTGCTGCCGTCGGCGCCCGCGGGCCGCGGGCTCAGCCCCAAACAAAAGCGTCGCCGCGCGATTGGCAAGTCGCTGGCGCAATCCGGCTATGTCGAGATCCTCACCACCCCCTTTCTGCCCGCCGGTGTGTTCGACCTGTGGGGGCTGCCCACCGACGATCCTCGACGCAGCACGACGCACGTGCTCAACCCGCTGGAGGCCGATCGTCCGCAGCTGGCCACCACGCTGCTGCCGGCTCTGCTGGAAGCGTTGGGGCGCAACGTATCCCGAGGCCTCGTCGACGTGGCGCTGTTCGCCGTCGCGCAGGTGGTCCAGCCGACCGAGCAGACTCGCGGCGTGGAGCTCATCCCGGTCCACCGGCGGCCCACCGATGAGGAGATCGCCATGCTGGACAGCTCCCTGCCCCGCCAACCCCAGCACGTCGCCGCGGTGCTCACCGGGCTGCGTGAGCCGCGAGGCCCGTGGGGGCCCGGCCGTCCCGTCGAAGCCGCGGACGCTTTTGAAGCCGTGCGAATCGTCGCGCGCGCCAGCGGAGTCGACGTGGTTCTGCGGGCGGCGCGGTACCTGCCGTGGCACCCGGGCCGGTGCGCCGAAGTGCTTGTCGGGGAAACCCCCGTCGGGCACGCGGGGCAGTTGCACCCGGCGGTGATCGAGCGCTCGGGCCTACCGGAGGGCACCTGCGCTATTGAGCTGAACCTGGACGCGATTCCCATCGTGGAGCTGCTCCCGGCGCCCAGAGTGTCGCCGTTCCCGGCCGTCTTTCAGGACGTCAGCCTGGTGGTGCCCGCCGACGTGCCCGCGCAGACCGTGGAGGACGCGGTTCGCGAGGGGGCCGGCGAACTGCTCGAAGACATCCGGTTGTTCGACGTGTTCACCGGCCCGCAGATCGGTGAGGAGCACAAGTCGTTGACGTTCGCGCTGCGGTTCCGGGCCCCGGACCGCACGCTGACCGAAGACGACGCCAGCGCGGCGCGCGATGCCGCGGTGCAGTGCGCGTCCGAACGTGTCGGCGCCGTGTTGCGCAGCTGAGTCTTGTCGACGCGCGGGGTCGTTTGCCCCCCAGAATGGATTCATGACGGGTTCGATGTCGGATCCCGTAGGCGTGGTCGCGAGGTTCTGGCTGATTCCGTAATGAAACCTGGCAATCTGCTGAGACTTGCGCACACGGCATAGCCGGCGGGTTACATGACATTAGATTCATGTCTGATTGGGTGACCAGTGGTCACTGCCGTGGTGGGTCGAGAGGGGATTGGTATGTCGTTTGTATTCACGGCGCCGGAGATGGTGACAGCAGCGGCCGGGGAGTTGGCGGGTATCCGCTCGGCGCTAGGGGAGGCCACCGCCGCCGCAGCGGGCCCCACAACCGGGGTGCTCGCCGCGGGTGCCGACGAAGTGTCGGCGGCGATCTCACAGGTGTTCGGCTCATTCGGCCAGGAATTTCAAGCTCTCAGCGCCCAGGCCGCGGTATTCCACGACGAGTTCGTAAGCTTGCTGAACTCCGGCGCCGCCGCATATCTGCGCACCGAGGCCGCCAACGCCGCCGCCGGGGCACCCGCGTTGCTCAACGACTTCGGCGCCACCGTCGCCGGCCGTACCAAACGCTTGTCTCGAATACGGCCACCAACCTGCAAGCCCTCGGCAGCGCCATATCCGCTAACCCGGCGCCTTTCCTGCGCCAGTTCCTCACCAACGAGGCGACCTACGGCCAGACGATAGCCATGGGATTCGAGGGTGTCGTCCAGAACCTGCCTGCCGAATTGGCCAACCTGCCGGCAGGCGTCGAAGCCGGCATCCAGGGTCTGTTGGCTGCCAACCCGGCGGCTGTCCTGCAGGGGATCGTCGATAACCAGATCGGCTATGGCCAGCTAATTGCCACATCGTTGCAGAACGCCGGCAACGACTTCGTGACGGGATTGAACGCATTGCCGGCGAGCTTCCAAGCCGCGAACCAGGCCTTCATGGCCGGCGACGTCACCGGGCGGGCGGAGCCTGATCGGCGGGGGCCTCTTGAACCCGTTCTTCTCGGGCTTCGATGTCGTTGTGGGGTCGGATGGCGTCGCCACGATCACGCCGATGGGCGCCTTGGGAGACCTGCTGCCCATCTCCGCCATCCCCGGGCAGATGGCGCAGAACTTCACCAACCTGTTGCCAGCCGGCTCCGTCCCCGCGCAGGTGTCGCAGAACTTCACCAACCTCGTCAACACGGTCACGGACACCAGCGTCACCTCGACGTTCACGTTGATCCCGGACCCGAGCAATCCGGTGCTACCGATTGGGGTAGACATCAACACCCGCATGGGCTTACCGGTGGCGTTGGCCATCGATGCGTTAGGCGGGCCGGTCAACGGACTGAGCGCCTTGGGTTCCAGCGCGACTGCGTTTGCCAACGCGGCACAAACCGGAGACGTGCTGGGGGCCGCCGCCGCGATCCTCGACGCTCCGGCTGTCTTCGCGGACGGCTTTCTCAACGGTCAGACGACGGTCCCGCTGACGGTCACGGCATTGGGTCTCCCCACCACCCTCAACCTTCCGCTGTCGGGAATCCTCGTTAGTCCGGCTCCCTACAGCGCGGTGGTCGACGCCAGTGGGCTTGGGATACCGGGTCTGACATTGGACGGCGTCGTCACGGGCACCCCCCTTGGCGGCATCATTCCGGGGCTGCTGAACTTGCTGCCCGCGGACCTCGCGGCCGCACTTGGCGCCCCGGCTCCCGTTATCCCGCCTGTCGATTCGCTGTAGTCCTCGAGGCGGGTGCGCCTGCTCATCGATCGATGCCTGATTTCCCGCGGATGAGGATGGCGTGCTGTTCAATCTGGTTTGGGGTCGACATCCACGGGGTACTCGCGTCGAGCGTCGTGTGTCGATGGCGGGAGACGGGGTATGTCGTTTGTAATCGCTGAGCCGGAGACGGTGGCGGCTGCCGCTGGGGATTTGGCAGGTATCCGTTCCGCGCTTACCACGGCCGCCGCGGCGGCGGCGACACCTACGATCGAGGTGCTGCCGGCGGCCGCCGATGAGGTATCGGCGGCCATCTCACGGCTGTTCGGCACGTAAGGCGAGGAATTCCAAGCCCTCAACACGCAGGCGGCAGCGTTTCACGCCGAATTCGTGCGCTTGTTGAACGGCGGCGCGGCTGCCTATCTCAGCACTGAAGTTGCGAACGCAGAGCGGAATCTGCTGAACGCGGTAATTGCCCCTGCGGTTTCGAATGGCGCCGCCGCGGCCGCTGCCGATCCTCTCGGCGGCCCCCTGGGATCCCTCCTCGGCGGCGGCACCGGCGGCATCGGCGGGATCCTCGGCGGCAGCGGCGGGCTATTGGACCCGATCCTCTTCGGTGGCACCGGCGGACTCCTGGGCCCGCTCATCGGCGGCAACGGCGCCCTAACCTCGCTCGTCGGCAACGGACCTTTGGGCCCATTCCTCGACAGCGCCGGCCAGCAGGTCGGTGCCGCCGTATCCGCTCTGATCAGCGGCGACGGCGCCGCGTTCCTGTCCAACCAGATCGGCGCGATCGCCGGTGGCCTCGCAACCCTGCCCGGCCTGCAGGGGCTCGGGACGTTGCTACCGGGGCTATTCCCGCCCACCGGGGGTGCTCCCACTACCCCCGCGCCCGGCGGTGCATGGCAGCAGCTCTTCGCGCACACCAACGCCAACCTGGCTGCCCTCTACAGCGACTGGGCGGCTGACCCGTTCCCCTTCCTGCGCCAGGTCATCGCCAACCAGCAGGGCT
This is a stretch of genomic DNA from Mycobacterium lacus. It encodes these proteins:
- the pheS gene encoding phenylalanine--tRNA ligase subunit alpha, with the translated sequence MGDQPVDLSPEALAKAVNAAQQAIALADSLDALARIKTEHLGDRSALALARQALASLPREERADVGKRVNLARADAQRSYDERLATLRAERDAAVLIAERIDVTLPSTRQPPGARHPITILAEHIADTFVAMGWELAEGPEVETEQFNFDALNFPADHPARSEQDTFYIAPEDSRQLLRTHTSPVQVRALLERELPVYIISIGRTFRTDELDATHTPVFHQVEGLAVDRGLSMAHLRGTLDAFARAEFGPAARTRIRPHFFPFTEPSAEFDVWFADKKGGADWVEWGGCGMVHPNVLRAAGIDPEIYSGFAFGMGLERTLQFRNGIPDMRDMVEGDMRFSLPFGVGA
- a CDS encoding fatty acyl-AMP ligase, whose amino-acid sequence is MSIVTREMRSVAASSPRGLTVGSLANSRRLSWSEVHDQAKRMAGNLAVGGVGRHGSVAVLATDAADVASLAQAIWLRRAALTMLQQPTPRTDPAVWLADTVRAIRMIHADMVVVGEPFLMAMGPLSAHNVAVCTVDSLRAGEPIEPDDADEAEEADIALRQLTSGSTGAPKAVEISHANLAANTVALCDALDIDTDQDVMASWLPLSHDMGMIAFVQFPMQVGVETVVVPPDQFLRRPLLWAELISKHRATITSGPNFAYSVLARVLHRAHPSGIDLSSLRVAVNGAEPIDHRDLANFATAGARFGLRPSAMTPAYGLAEATLVVSMAQLHGGATVDSISAQDLKEAHRARPVLDDSQNAQHVVCLGFPVTGMDVRVTRDGTALGPREIGAVELRGPAIAGSCLTSDGVVPLTGGDGWFDSGDLGYLDDEGRIYVCGRTKDVIVMAGANLYPHDIERAAETVDGVRKGCVIAVRIDAEREGFAVLAEVHTPDDETVRQRIGRDIIATVNRRVGHAPRELRLLPPGTLPKTASGKLRRNTARELLLQQTIGAATTRTPAEPPTQASAGKPGGLAASPTPARSR
- a CDS encoding type I polyketide synthase yields the protein MIPIAVVGIDCRFPGARDKDAFWRLLMDGVVTDAEVPSQRWDIDTYYHPDGAAGSMNTRRAHFIDDVDAFDNEFFGIAPVEAAALDPQQRLLLQTAWRALEDAGIDPRSLAGTPTGVFVGMMSSEWGFRQILDFKGLTVFRGTGSGYFMTANRISYHLNLTGPSMAIDSACSSSLMAVHQGCVALGSGETDTVIAAGANLLLTPGLSIFYTQAGLSAPDGRCKPFGKCADGIGRGEGVAAVVLRRLDDAVADGQPIYAVVKSSVANHDGRSNGITAPNRRSQVNLMRRALDLAELEPAQLNFVEAHGTGTSLGDMIEANALGDIHKTRDSAPCLLGSVKGNIGHTEGSAGIASFIKACLALHHSMLPPTVFGDTPNPRLRLDAHGLRLADGPQALPAGGALGAVSSFGLGGSNAHAVLESAPSAAAPHPGATGVLTLSAPSEQALRRNAASVAAVLQTVDPQRLAPWCRATNVVKRSHRFRLALEGNHGTLVEGLREFLAGARADLASSAPMRQVPAAVGLLCSGQGTQYPGMTRPLYDANPRYREHLDAVTAAFDPHLSSELRSVMFGDDPGLDHASLAQPALFAVSYALGKTLLQTGIRPAFGIGHSVGEVAAACLAGVLSLEDAAGLIAIRGRLIGSLPAGGAMIAVDLGVEHAVALVAGEPDCAIAAVNGPRSLVISGAADAVARAYAAVREQGGKALYLSVSHGFHSPLMEPIVAEFRRELSWLTPGRAQFPLFSTVLGKQVAGPELDSDYWANQICSPVRFFDAVVAAGSAARADCVAEAGPRPTLLALAMQCGLPSQTRSLPLCTGPNSDGTELLVVAASMLRDGYSPDLTPLYGRPAGRLPRIPPYVFNTAHRFWFEGGVGAVAPPTPSATVIPVGERERPEPVPPSRESELLAIIADVGGYPVARLGWSSRLAEDLGYDSLLQLRLIERLRAEYPQLGHIGVPEVLSKIRSVGDLVEFLARWFDTAGVAG
- the pheT gene encoding phenylalanine--tRNA ligase subunit beta produces the protein MRVPHSWLREIVAVGAPGWDVAPSDLEQTLVRIGHEVEEVITLGPVEGPLTVGRVADIEELTDFKKPIRACGVDIGDGRHREIVCGATNFVVGDLVVVALPGTTLPGGFAITARKTYGRNSDGMICSSAELGLGADHSGILVLPPGTAEPGADGGELLGLDDVVYHLAITPDRGYCMSVRGLAREIACAYDLDFVDPASVPPLPVRGPAWPLTVQAETGVRRFALRPVTGIDPAAVSPWWLQRRLLLCGIRATSPAVDVTNYVMLELGHPMHAHDRNRITGGLGVRFARPGETVVTLDDVERRLDPADVLIVDDVATAAIGGVMGAATTEVRADSTDVLLEAAVWDAAAVSRTQRRLHLPSEAARRYERSVDPAISVAALDRCAALLAEIAGGAVSPTLTDWRGDPPRDDWSLPPIRMAVDLPDRIAGAAYAPGTTAGRLRQIGAAVAQEGDDLIVTPPSWRPDLLQSADLVEEVLRLEGLEVVPSVLPSAPAGRGLSPKQKRRRAIGKSLAQSGYVEILTTPFLPAGVFDLWGLPTDDPRRSTTHVLNPLEADRPQLATTLLPALLEALGRNVSRGLVDVALFAVAQVVQPTEQTRGVELIPVHRRPTDEEIAMLDSSLPRQPQHVAAVLTGLREPRGPWGPGRPVEAADAFEAVRIVARASGVDVVLRAARYLPWHPGRCAEVLVGETPVGHAGQLHPAVIERSGLPEGTCAIELNLDAIPIVELLPAPRVSPFPAVFQDVSLVVPADVPAQTVEDAVREGAGELLEDIRLFDVFTGPQIGEEHKSLTFALRFRAPDRTLTEDDASAARDAAVQCASERVGAVLRS